A stretch of the Vigna radiata var. radiata cultivar VC1973A chromosome 7, Vradiata_ver6, whole genome shotgun sequence genome encodes the following:
- the LOC106768823 gene encoding uncharacterized protein LOC106768823 isoform X1 has translation MFVVPSPSSSCTCLMKHHHNAVWFHGRTHGRVPYTGSETWRISCAKRTGKQRYPSEKKRLRTKHKELLSESKEKDKFEGTWRLFKLAVPLDQDPGKDSIHVSDALLQQIAKVLKFPVASLLPAEAFTVVRKSFDARKKLKEPKFVHTVDMDVQKLISLEPRCWDFISRLEPKIGLVERVHDERDFADLESIIRDCKENKEAALAGGNGHSIFSTELCKNQASRKPKIAVVGSGPSGLFAALVLAQLGADVTLIERGQPVERRGRDIGALIVRRILELESNFCFGEGGAGTWSDGKLVTRIGRNSGSVLTIMKTLVQFGAPKQILIDGKPHLGTDRLVPLLRNFRQHLQDLGVTIKFGTRVDDLVIKDGHVLGVVVSESADKLRSASKKMEYDAVILAVGHSARDTYEVLHANNVELIPKDFAVGLRIEHPQELINSIQYAELASEVCHGRGKIPVADYKVANYIDKEDFDEVSDSGVVNRSCYSFCMCPGGQVVLTSTSPSEICINGMSFSRRASKWANAALVVTVTTKDFEALNYVGPLAGIKFQREFEQRAAMMGGGNFVVPVQTVTDFLENKLSVTSVPSSSYRLGVKAANLHQLFPMHITEALKHSLVTFDKELPGFICNEALLHGVETRTSSPIQIPRDIDSYESTSVKGLYPVGEGAGYAGGIISAAVDGMHAGFAVAKRFSLFHGDVESVLGKAPSVGVAKY, from the exons ATGTTCGTAGTTCCCTCCCCTTCCTCGTCCTGCACCTGCTTAATGAAACACCACCACAATGCTGTCTGGTTTCACGGTCGCACTCATGGACGAGTTCCTTACACCGGCAGTGAAACATGGCGCATCTCGTGTGCAAAGAGAACCGGTAAACAGAGGTACCCCTCCGAGAAGAAGAGGCTGAGAACAAAGCACAAAGAGCTCTTATCCGAGTCCAAGGAGAAGGACAAGTTTGAGGGCACGTGGAGGCTCTTCAAGCTCGCCGTTCCACTTGATCAAGATCCCGGCAAGGACTCTATCCATGTTTCCGATGCCCTTCTCCAGCAGATTGCCAAAGTTCTTAAGTTCCCG gTCGCTTCTCTGTTGCCAGCAGAAGCTTTCACCGTCGTTAGGAAGTCTTTTGATGCTAGAAAG aaattaaaagagCCCAAATTTGTACATACTGTGGATATGGATGTCCAAAAGCTCATCAGTCTGGAGCCTCGTTGTTGGGACTTTATTTCACGGCTGGAGCCTAAAATTGGCCTTGTGGAACGTGTGCATGATGAAAGAGATTTTGCTGATCTGGAAAGTATCATTCGTGActgtaaagaaaataaagaagctGCTTTGGCAGGGGGAAATGGACATAGCATTTTCTCAACGGAGTTGTGCAAGAACCAGGCTTCTAGGAAGCCAAAAATTGCGGTAGTGGGTAGTGGGCCTTCTGGCTTATTTGCAGCTCTTGTTCTTGCTCAGCTAGGAGCAGATGTTACACTGATAGAAAGAGGTCAACCAGTAGAGAGAAGAGGGCGTGATATTGGCGCTCTTATAGTTCGTCGAATTTTAGAATTGGAAAGTAACTTCTGCTTTGGGGAG GGTGGTGCAGGTACCTGGAGCGATGGAAAGTTGGTAACCAGAATTGGACGCAACAGTGGCAGTGTTCTTACA ATTATGAAAACTCTAGTGCAGTTTGGAGCTCCAAAACAGATATTAATTGATGGAAAACCTCACCTAGGGACAGATAGGTTGGTTCCATTGCTGCGCAACTTTAGGCAACATCTGCAAGATTTGGGT GTCACCATAAAGTTTGGAACAAGAGTGGATGATTTAGTTATAAAAGATGGACATGTTCTGGGAGTCGTGGTATCTGAATCAGCTGATAAATTACGTTCAGCAAGTAAGAAGATGGAATATGATGCAGTTATTCTAGCTGTTGGTCATTCTGCTCGTGATACATATGAAGTACTTCATGCTAACAATGTGGAATTAATACCAAAAGATTTTGCC GTAGGGCTACGGATTGAGCATCCGCAGGAGCTAATAAACAGCATACAG TATGCTGAATTGGCTTCCGAGGTATGCCATGGACGTGGTAAAATTCCTGTGGCAGATTACAAAGTTGCCAATTATATTGACAAGGAGGATTTCGACGAAGTATCTGATTCAGGGGTGGTAAATCGTAGTTGTTACTCTTTCTGCATGTGTCCAGGTGGGCAG GTTGTTCTCACCAGTACAAGTCCATCAGAAATTTGCATAAATGGCATGTCGTTTTCTCGAAGAGCATCAAAGTGGGCAAATGCTGCGCTTGTGGTGACCGTCACAACAAAGGATTTTGAAGCTTTGAATTATGTTGGTCCTCTTGCTGGGATCAAATTTCAG AGAGAGTTCGAACAAAGAGCTGCTATGATGGGAGGAGGAAATTTTGTAGTGCCTGTCCAGACAGTTACAGACTTTCTTGAGAACAAGTTGTCAG TAACATCTGTACCCTCATCAAGTTATCGGTTGGGCGTGAAGGCAGCAAACCTCCATCAGCTATTTCCCATGCATATAACTGAAGCTTTGAAACATTCACTTGTAACATTTGACAAGGAG TTACCAGGATTTATCTGCAATGAGGCTCTCCTTCATGGTGTAGAG ACTAGGACTAGTTCACCCATCCAAATTCCACGCGATATTGACTCTTATGAGAGCACTTCAGTAAAAGGACTGTATCCAGTTGGTGAAGGAGCAGGCTATGCTGGTGGGATCATTAGTGCAGCAGTAGATGGAATGCATGCTGGCTTTGCTGTGGCCAAAAGATTCAGCTTATTTCATGGAGATGTTGAGTCTGTTCTGGGCAAGGCTCCAAGTGTCGGAGTTGCAAAGTACTAA
- the LOC106768823 gene encoding uncharacterized protein LOC106768823 isoform X2, whose amino-acid sequence MFVVPSPSSSCTCLMKHHHNAVWFHGRTHGRVPYTGSETWRISCAKRTGKQRYPSEKKRLRTKHKELLSESKEKDKFEGTWRLFKLAVPLDQDPGKDSIHVSDALLQQIAKVLKFPVASLLPAEAFTVVRKSFDARKKLKEPKFVHTVDMDVQKLISLEPRCWDFISRLEPKIGLVERVHDERDFADLESIIRDCKENKEAALAGGNGHSIFSTELCKNQASRKPKIAVVGSGPSGLFAALVLAQLGADVTLIERGQPVERRGRDIGALIVRRILELESNFCFGEGGAGTWSDGKLVTRIGRNSGSVLTIMKTLVQFGAPKQILIDGKPHLGTDRLVPLLRNFRQHLQDLGVTIKFGTRVDDLVIKDGHVLGVVVSESADKLRSASKKMEYDAVILAVGHSARDTYEVLHANNVELIPKDFAVGLRIEHPQELINSIQYAELASEVCHGRGKIPVADYKVANYIDKEDFDEVSDSGVVNRSCYSFCMCPGGQVVLTSTSPSEICINGMSFSRRASKWANAALVVTVTTKDFEALNYVGPLAGIKFQREFEQRAAMMGGGNFVVPVQTVTDFLENKLSVTSVPSSSYRLGVKAANLHQLFPMHITEALKHSLVTFDKELPGFICNEALLHGVENGYLFVLNNVLVPPD is encoded by the exons ATGTTCGTAGTTCCCTCCCCTTCCTCGTCCTGCACCTGCTTAATGAAACACCACCACAATGCTGTCTGGTTTCACGGTCGCACTCATGGACGAGTTCCTTACACCGGCAGTGAAACATGGCGCATCTCGTGTGCAAAGAGAACCGGTAAACAGAGGTACCCCTCCGAGAAGAAGAGGCTGAGAACAAAGCACAAAGAGCTCTTATCCGAGTCCAAGGAGAAGGACAAGTTTGAGGGCACGTGGAGGCTCTTCAAGCTCGCCGTTCCACTTGATCAAGATCCCGGCAAGGACTCTATCCATGTTTCCGATGCCCTTCTCCAGCAGATTGCCAAAGTTCTTAAGTTCCCG gTCGCTTCTCTGTTGCCAGCAGAAGCTTTCACCGTCGTTAGGAAGTCTTTTGATGCTAGAAAG aaattaaaagagCCCAAATTTGTACATACTGTGGATATGGATGTCCAAAAGCTCATCAGTCTGGAGCCTCGTTGTTGGGACTTTATTTCACGGCTGGAGCCTAAAATTGGCCTTGTGGAACGTGTGCATGATGAAAGAGATTTTGCTGATCTGGAAAGTATCATTCGTGActgtaaagaaaataaagaagctGCTTTGGCAGGGGGAAATGGACATAGCATTTTCTCAACGGAGTTGTGCAAGAACCAGGCTTCTAGGAAGCCAAAAATTGCGGTAGTGGGTAGTGGGCCTTCTGGCTTATTTGCAGCTCTTGTTCTTGCTCAGCTAGGAGCAGATGTTACACTGATAGAAAGAGGTCAACCAGTAGAGAGAAGAGGGCGTGATATTGGCGCTCTTATAGTTCGTCGAATTTTAGAATTGGAAAGTAACTTCTGCTTTGGGGAG GGTGGTGCAGGTACCTGGAGCGATGGAAAGTTGGTAACCAGAATTGGACGCAACAGTGGCAGTGTTCTTACA ATTATGAAAACTCTAGTGCAGTTTGGAGCTCCAAAACAGATATTAATTGATGGAAAACCTCACCTAGGGACAGATAGGTTGGTTCCATTGCTGCGCAACTTTAGGCAACATCTGCAAGATTTGGGT GTCACCATAAAGTTTGGAACAAGAGTGGATGATTTAGTTATAAAAGATGGACATGTTCTGGGAGTCGTGGTATCTGAATCAGCTGATAAATTACGTTCAGCAAGTAAGAAGATGGAATATGATGCAGTTATTCTAGCTGTTGGTCATTCTGCTCGTGATACATATGAAGTACTTCATGCTAACAATGTGGAATTAATACCAAAAGATTTTGCC GTAGGGCTACGGATTGAGCATCCGCAGGAGCTAATAAACAGCATACAG TATGCTGAATTGGCTTCCGAGGTATGCCATGGACGTGGTAAAATTCCTGTGGCAGATTACAAAGTTGCCAATTATATTGACAAGGAGGATTTCGACGAAGTATCTGATTCAGGGGTGGTAAATCGTAGTTGTTACTCTTTCTGCATGTGTCCAGGTGGGCAG GTTGTTCTCACCAGTACAAGTCCATCAGAAATTTGCATAAATGGCATGTCGTTTTCTCGAAGAGCATCAAAGTGGGCAAATGCTGCGCTTGTGGTGACCGTCACAACAAAGGATTTTGAAGCTTTGAATTATGTTGGTCCTCTTGCTGGGATCAAATTTCAG AGAGAGTTCGAACAAAGAGCTGCTATGATGGGAGGAGGAAATTTTGTAGTGCCTGTCCAGACAGTTACAGACTTTCTTGAGAACAAGTTGTCAG TAACATCTGTACCCTCATCAAGTTATCGGTTGGGCGTGAAGGCAGCAAACCTCCATCAGCTATTTCCCATGCATATAACTGAAGCTTTGAAACATTCACTTGTAACATTTGACAAGGAG TTACCAGGATTTATCTGCAATGAGGCTCTCCTTCATGGTGTAGAG AACGGCTATTTATTTGTGCTAAACAATGTTTTGGTCCCACCAGACTAG
- the LOC106768448 gene encoding serine/threonine-protein phosphatase PP2A-2 catalytic subunit, whose product MPSHADLERQIEQLMECKPLTESEVKTLCDQARAILVEEWNVQPVKCPVTVCGDIHGQFYDLIELFRIGGSTPDTNYLFMGDYVDRGYYSVETVSLLVALKVRYRDRITILRGNHESRQITQVYGFYDECLRKYGNANVWKYFTDLFDYLPLTALIESQVFCLHGGLSPSLDTLDNIRALDRIQEVPHEGPMCDLLWSDPDDRCGWGISPRGAGYTFGQDIATQFNHTNGLSLISRAHQLVMEGYNWCQDKNVVTVFSAPNYCYRCGNMAAILEIGENMDQSFLQFDPAPRQIEPDTTRKTPDYFL is encoded by the exons ATGCCGTCTCACGCGGATCTGGAGCGTCAGATCGAGCAGCTAATGGAGTGCAAGCCTCTGACGGAGTCGGAGGTGAAGACGCTGTGCGATCAAGCGAGGGCGATTCTGGTGGAGGAGTGGAACGTGCAACCGGTGAAGTGCCCCGTCACCGTCTGCGGCGATATTCACGGTCAGTTCTACGATCTCATCGAGTTGTTTCGGATTGGAGGGAGCACACCCGATACCAATTATCTCTTCATGGGTGATTATGTAG ATCGTGGGTACTATTCAGTGGAGACTGTTTCTCTTTTGGTGGCTTTGAAAGTTCGTTATCGTGATAGAATTACAATTCTCAGGGGAAATCATGAAAGCCGTCAAATTACTCAAGT GTATGGGTTCTACGATGAATGCTTGAGAAAATACGGAAATGCCAATGTCTGGAAATACTTTACAGACTTGTTTGATTATTTACCTCTGACTGCCCTCATTGAGAGTCAG GTTTTCTGCTTGCATGGAGGTCTCTCACCTTCTTTGGATACGCTGGATAACATCAGGGCATTGGATCGTATACAAGAG GTTCCACATGAAGGACCAATGTGTGATCTATTGTGGTCTGACCCTGATGATCGCTGTGGATGGGGAATATCTCCCCGTGGGGCAGGATACACATTTGGACAGGATATTGCTACTCAGTTTAATCATACCAATGGTCTCTCCCTGATATCTAGAGCTCATCAGCTTGTTATGGAAGGATACAATTGGTGCCAG GACAAGAATGTGGTTACCGTATTTAGCGCTCCAAATTACTGTTACCGATGTGGGAATATGGCTGCCATACTAGAAATAGGAGAGAATATGGATCAGAGTTTTCTTCAGTTTGATCCAGCTCCCAGGCAAATTGAGCCTGACACCACACGCAAGACTCCAGATTATTTTTTGTAA